The genomic interval CTCTTTATCACTTAACCAGGCTCCAGACATCGTTTACATTCCACTTGCTTATTGCGGTTCTCACAATTCTTTATAGAATTCCGCCACTATATGCCGGAAAGTGTCCTGTCCTCTCATGCCTTGTTCCAATGCCACTGTGCCTGATGGGGAGTGCTGCCCCCGATGCTGGCGTAAGTACTTAACAATACCTTCATGTTTCTATAGCATTTGTTTTCATCTAGATAGACACAGGCTGTTCTAAAGTGTGCCACAACTGGATATAACCTTGCATCACCGGTGTAAGTTTAGCCTGAATGCCTCTTTGAGGTTATTCACTTAAGTGATGCATGTGAGCAATGAAACTTTTGAGTTTGTGGCCTTTATCTTGTACAAGAAAGGAAGATTCATGTGGCTTTTGGGGACAGTTGTGTCCTTTTTGGTGGAGGAGGCGGAGGGAGAAAAGACTATGGAAAAATGCATACTTGGATTCTTATTTGGAGCGATATCCCTCTGCAGCTAGCGACTATGCAGATGACGGATGGTCTCCCTGGTCTGAATGGACTTCATGTTCTGTGACCTGTGGGAATGGGATTCAGCAGAGAGGCCGATCCTGTGACAGTCTCAACAACCGCTGTGAAGGGTCTTCTGTACAGACTCGGACATGCCACCTTCAGGAGTGCGATAAGAGATGTAAGTACTTCATCTGCTCACACCAGTAATAAAACAGAGGCTGCTTTTGTTGGCTTAATGTTAACACCAAAGATTCCCATGTAGCCCTGTCACTGGGACGGAGCACTGGCTTCTAGCTTTAAGAACTTGTGTTAATTAGTTAAAGGGGAGCAGATAGTTAATGCAGTAAATAGGCCTATTTGGGCACTGCTTCCAGGAGATTTGAGGCCAGTTTAGATATGCAGTTTCTTTAGTGACAAAATAACTTGAGCTGTGACGATGCTGAGGCTATCTGATGTATATGGAGTCTTTGCACAGTTCTCATGTTGGCTATGTCCTAGGTGCTGTGCAGCTGAAGTCTGTTCTTCAGAAACTCTATCAATAACAGACGTCTCTCTCTTGTAGTTAAACAAGATGGTGGCTGGAGTCACTGGTCACCATGGTCATCATGTTCTGTCACTTGTGGCACGGGCATTATCACTAGAATTCGTCTCTGCAACTCTCCAGTACCACAGCTGAATGGCAAACCTTGTGAGGGTgaggcaagagaaaacaaatcctgCCAGAAGGATCCTTGCCCAAGTAAGTGTGTCCAGGTGGTAACTACTATTTGGTAGCTTAAATGGTGAACTTCCTGAGTAGTTGCTATATAATCTTTCTAGTAATCCTCTCTCTAAGTTTAACTTAGATGTGGGCTAGGTGAAACCTCAAGGATAGTTTCAGATGAAAGTGATCTCTTCAGATGAAACTAAACTGTTTTCTATAACTCTTCCATGGAGTCCATTAATTCTGTCATTTATGTCTGAAGTGCTCTTACTATAAAAGTAATAGTTGTTAGACAGATACTATTTGTACCACCAAATTTAAAGCTATATGTCTCTTCTACCTTCCCTCTTCCTTTAGTTAACGGCAACTGGGGACCATGGTCTCCGTGGGATGCTTGCACAGTGACATGTGGAGGAGGGCTGCAAAAACGTAGCCGTCTCTGCAATAATCCTGAGCCTCAGTATGGTGGGAAGACTTGTGTAGGTGAAGCTAAAGGCACTCAGATCTGCAACAAACAGGACTGTCCAATTGGTGAGTATCCATTTTCTCAAACATCTGAAGGCCATGAACGATCTTGAaaatactgattaaaaaaaattgacttAAGTCTGTAAAACACAAGTACCGATATTTTAAACCAGCATATCAGCCAAGTACAGTAGTGTAGCACCATGGTAAGTGTCCATCATCTCGATGCTCTCTCCTTTGTTTCTCAGATGGGTGTCTGTCCAATCCCTGCTTTGCGGGGACTACATGTACCAGCTCCCCTGATGGCTCCTGGAAGTGTGGTGACTGTCCTGCTGGCTACCATGGTGATGGTGTCCACTGCCAAGATATTGATGAGGTAAGAAAACTAGAGTTTGGCTCTTGAAAGGtagtgaaagaaaataggaatcCTAAGAGAATAAAATCCTGGTGTGTTATAACACTAACTGTTGTTCTCCTTTATCtcaaactcttgcatttcagtgCAAAGAGGTTTCTGATGCCTGCTTTGTCTTCAATGGAGTGCACAGATGTGAGAACACTGATCCTGGGTACAACTGTCTGCCTTGTCCACCACGTTTCACGGGGACACAACCATTTGGTCGCAGTGTTGAGGATGCCATGGCTAATAAACAGGTATTGTCAACCTGAGAACTGCTCTGGGTTATGAAATCTTAGAAGGCTTCTAGACAACAGAAAGCATCTATGCATTTCAGGGAAGAAGAACATGGTACATTTAACAAAACACCATCCTCTGTGATTCAGAATAGGTGGAGCATTAAGTGATTTCTACTGCAGTtcaaaatgagttttaaaaatcaacTATGGCAGGTTCAGATGTTATACATTATTTTAGGGGAGTCATTCAATCAGTATTCAATTATGATCCGACAGTATGTGCCTTAGAGGTATTTTAGTGATTAGTTCCATTTGAAGATAAATACAGtttgaacaagaaaaataagtgccAAGACTGCTACTGGAGTTGGAGAGTGGAACCAAGTAATGTAtgaggtttttcctttttttttttttttttttttttttctctgattgaAGGATCTGATTAAATCAAGCATGtattttccatgttttattTGAATCTCTGGGGAAAAGCGAGGGATAAAAAGATGTTTCCAGtgaatttaatttctgtgtggTCTCCTAGGTCTGCAAGCCACGTAATCCATGCACAGATGGAACACATGATTGCAACAAGAATGCCAAATGCAATTACCTTGGGCACTTCAGTGATCCCATGTATCGCTGTGAATGTAAACCAGGCTATGCTGGCAATGGCATAATCTGTGGAGAAGATACTGACTTGGATGGATGGCCAAATGAGAATCTTGTTTGTGTTGCCAATGCCACTTACCACTGTAAAAAAGTAAGTTTACCCATTTTTCTATCTACTATTATTACAGCCTAGCTGAGAAATATACAAAATACGTTATGTTTGAGGTATAAAGTGAGTCTCTATCTAGTTAGTGCTATTAAGCTATCCTCTCTGCAAATAAATCTGGTAAAATACCCTTGTGTGTAGGTACACCATTGTCAAGGTTTTGCTAGGAGGTTCTTGCTATTGATTTAGATATTTTAGCAATATGGGTAAAAAATGAAGCCTGACACAATTATGAATGTTTGTTATAAATACTCTAGAAATAATCTAGTTTAGGCTATACTTATATCAGCTTTACCCTGACATAATCTGTGCTTCTAGGGGAGAAAACAGGGGTAAGATTCTCAAAAGGAGccaaatctttattttaaaaattatttaaattatgtgGCTTTCCAACACATACCCTCAAAGTAGTGACTAGATAAAATTGAGAGAGCTGCAGTAAGATAACACCTATCTGACTGAGGTGTTACGATTTTGCCCAACAATTAGATTTTACCTGCTTAAAACCCTATTGTAATCATGCCAGGAGTAAACAtgtgtttgctttgccctttctagGATAACTGTCCTAATCTGCCCAACTCTGGGCAGGAAGACTATGATAAGGATGGGATTGGTGATGCCTGTgacaatgatgatgatgatgatagtATTCCTGATGACCGGGTAAGATAACACAAAAGAACAGCTTTTGAGAATGTGGCTCTCCCATTCCCCTTCCCAAGGCTGGGGTCTAGCTTCTGACCTTAAGATTAAGAGAGGACCATAGGAAATTTCTGGCACTGACAGCTATCCTAAAACCCTTTAGATATGCATAACTATGCAGATAAATGTTCTGCAGCTGACTGAGTTTTGGAAGTGAATCTTAATCTTTATTCGGTCATTCTTAGACTTGTGCAGGCAATGGGGCGTTTTGAGATGAAAGCTTCCTAGTTTAACacttttctgcctttcacttctcCTTTCATATAGTGGTACAAGCATAAGCAGAATCTGGTTAAAGCTTTAATTTCATGCTTTTCAAAGCttgacttctttcttgctcttgcAGGACAACTGTCCATTCATCTACAACCCACAGCAGTATGACTATGACAGGGATGAAGTGGGTGACCGCTGTGATAACTGCCCCTACAATCACAACCCTGATCAAACAGACACTGACAACAATGGAGAAGGAGATGCATGTGCGGTCGATATTGATGGAGATGGTAGGTGGCCTCTAATCACTCCTTTAGATGGTTTTCTAATCATGGCTTGATCAATTATACCAAATGTACCACTGATTTCCCACCAGAATTTCATCCTTGAACACACAAAAggtgttgtttggttgtttttttgtctgGTGGTTTCAGGATGCAAAGACTACTAAAGTAGCAGTTATAGCTAATGGAAATTCACTGTGCACTTTGGGCACAGTTTGGCAGAGCTAGTGATGAGTCAAGGTGCAAAGCTTTCAAAAGCTGCtcaaaatgctttcagaaatgtattttaaagtgtgTAGCTTTATACAGTCCTTCATATTTAGATGTTTGACTTATGTTCATGAACTCTCCTTAATTTTTCAGGGGTTCTTAATGAAATGGACAACTGCCAATATGTCTACAATGTAGACCAGAGGGATACAGACTTGGATGGTGTTGGAGATCAATGTGATAACTGTCCTCTGGAACACAATCCTGACCAGGTAGGGGATTTGCATTATATAAATAGAAGATGGatgctattaaaaatatattatattgtagaaaatatttgaacagGTTACAGCTTTATTTTGACTTGTCACCAATCATTCTTATTAATTTGCTAAATGATGCCTGTATCAAATAACATGACCTCACAGTTCAAACAGCCGTTAGGTATCTTCTGAAAAGTAACTCTAGTGAAGATCTCGGAGACTACTGTGTGTACTAGTCTACTAAACATTTCATAGGTTTGTCAGTTGAAGTGATTCTCATAGTAGGGATATGAAAGTCCTGGGAGCATTGTATGAAATCTAGGTAGGTAGGAACTACACTGTTCATAGCCTACGGTGATGTGTTCACTTAAACACAAAGTTGCACTTTAAGCTTTGTCCTTAAGTCTGAAAcagctgtatttcaaaataacatttctacTGGTAAACTGAAGGCAGCACAGGTTGCTTTTTTCCAAGGAAGAGGTGTATTCTGACACTTAAACTCTCCTTCACAAAATCTGGGGGGAATCCAGACTCACAAATTGCTTGTTCAAAAATGTCTGAAGGCAGAGGTAGATACAGCTTTGACAGGATGGCACAGACTTGAAGTTTAATAGCTTCAGGGACATAACTGGAATGTTTGAAGGGTTAGAAAAGCAGTTGCAAATTAGTGGAATCTAGTGTAGTATGGTCATGTAGCCTAAAATAAGTGTTACTTGAAGAATTTAAACAGGTAATATAAAATGTCTTAGTCTTTGTATCTTGCTTTACTACTTCCCCACCTTAGGATGGAAAGTGCCTGAAgatcctttctactttcttctccatgatttaCAGGCAGTGTTTCTCTTAACAGTTTGAAATCTTAATGTAATTCTCTAAAGGTTTCTCAAACACTTTTCTAATAAAGTTCTAGAAGTGAAGATAGATTTCAAATGGCAGAAGGAGTAGCTATTGAAGCTGAGTGGTATGCCTTCTGCCTACACCAACACCAGGGCCATCCACCAGTGATGACAAGACTACTAGACTAAGCCTTGGGGCAGCCTTAGGGATGACCagattgtttttcttatttcagaagCTGCCTGAACAAATGGCTGGCTAAAATACATGAGCAGAGAAAACAGTAGTTCATGCCATCTTTGGCCACTAAAGGAATAATTGTCTTGACTGAGTCAGGGAGCATGAAAAGCATTAACGCTTTTATGGTAAAGAAAATTATGGTATGGTGTGGTAGCTGTAAAATCAAGACTTGGTAGACTATATTTCAATGTTAGAGTCTGTACTGGCTAAGTACAGAGTAGCATTTCCCTTATCTGGCCCTTGGAACCAGGGAGTTGCTAGAGAAGGTGAGAGGTAAAGGACCCTGTGTCCAGTCTGGTAGACTAGTGACAGAAGAGTCACTTGACAGATGGGAGAAGCTGATCACCactctttttctgctgctgtggatCCAAGCTAAAACCAGGGCAACACTAAAGCAGCCCCCAAAGCAGTTAACACAGGCAGATCTAAGTAAATGTGTATTAATCCTCATACTTCACTACATCACTCTTTGCTCTCGCTAAAGCAAGCAGAAATCCCAATTAATTCTAGCTACTAAGGCTTGCATTTTGGACTTTTTTTAActgggttttttaaatgtttgttttggtggttttttttcttaggaaGACACTGATTCTGACCTCATAGGTGATCAGTGCGACAATAACCAGGATATAGATGAAGATGGCCATCAAAATAACCTTGATAACTGCCCCTATGTGCCCAATGCCAATCAAGCTGACCATGATAAAGATGGGAAAGGTGACGCTTGTGACCATGATGATGACAATGATGGTATCCCAGATGACAAAGATAACTGCAGATTGGTTGCCAACCCAGATCAAGCTGATTCTGATGGTAAGGTGGCCAGTATTAtagtaatgtttttaaaagtatcttCCAATAGTTTGCTATATTTTTTGATGGTATTTaggatagggaaaaaaaaaaaaaaaccacaatgtAAAAATGGCCACATATTCAACTTATTCCTGAGTTACTATCAGCTAGAGCAAAAGGGCATTTTATACAGTAGCTGTTGTAGCTTCTGTAGTGCCTGCCAGCAGGACCTGGGCGGTCAGAGATCTGCAATTAAGATTCTAACTCCAAGTTGTAAGATTTGGAAGCAAACAACAGTGATGGTGAAATTACTTGTGTCCTGCAGGTGATGGACGTGGAGATGCTTGCAAAGATGACTTTGACCAAGACAGTGTGCCAGACATTGATGATATCTGCCCTGAAAATGTGGACATTAGTGAAACTGATTTCCGAAAATTCCAGATGATTCCCCTGGATCCCAAAGGAACATCCCAAAATGATCCAAACTGGGTGGTTCGTCACCAGGGCAAAGAACTGGTTCAGACAGTCAACTGTGACCCTGGCCTTGCAGTCGGTAAGGGAAAAATTTTAACTCTAACAGGAATTACACTGTTGCTTGTTTGTTGGTTATGGTTGGGGGGAGGAGAGAACCTGAGGCACTATGAAGGAATTGTTTAACAACCACGAAAGAACCGTGCCTAAAATTTTCTCCTTTAATGCCCCCTCTCAGGTTTTGATGAATTCAATGCTGTGGACTTCAGTGGCACCTTCTTCATCAATACAGAGAGGGATGACGATTATGCTGGCTTTGTATTTGGCTACCAATCTAGCAGTCGTTTCTATGTTGTCATGTGGAAGCAGATCACTCAGTCTTACTGGGACTCCACACCAACCAAAGCTCAAGGCTACTCAGGTCTCTCCATCAAAGTTGTGAATTCTACCACTGGTCCAGGAGAACACCTTCGTAATGCTCTGTGGCACACAGGCAACACTCCTGGACAGGTAAGAGTGGCACTTTGATTACCTACTCTGTGCACTGTAAAGCGGGCTGTTTTTCCAACAAGTTAGACATTTACAGGGGCTCTGCGCACGCTGATCAGATTGGCATAGTTTTCTTGGCAAGACCAGTAACTTTGTAATGATCCCTAGTCATGCAAAATATTGTATAAAATTAACAGGATTGTATGCTGCAGACAGGCTTGTCAGCAGCAGTGAATCAATTGTTTCTGGAATTGTGGAGTAGTTTCCTATTTAAAAGTAAACTTAAATACCGTTGATTTCAAAAGACCAAATTACAGCGCTTAATGACTTTAAGCCTTTACTAATCATTATCATCAAGGCACCTTCATGTCAAAATAATAGCTGTGTTATCACAGCTCTTTGGTTAATAAAAACTATCCTTTCATAGGTGAGAACTTTGTGGCATGACCCTCGTCACATAGGCTGGAAAGACTTCACTGCATACAGATGGCGTCTTAGCCATAGACCAAAGACTGGTTACATCAGGTGAGCATCATCCTTTTATCTTAAGTAACTATCACAAGGAAAGTGGGTGTCTGTAGAACCTGACAGAAGCTTATCAAAGATGACTGACCTACTGTCTCTTTGTAGGGTTGTAATGTatgaagggaagaaaatcaTGGCAGACTCGGGACCAATCTACGATAAAACCTATGCTGGTGGTCGGCTAGGATTGTTTGTCTTCTCTCAAGAAATGGTGTTCTTCTCAGATCTTAAATATGAATGCAGAGGTAAGGGAGACTGTGTTTAAGAGATCCTATATAAATGAATTGGTTCAAGAAAGTTGCTCTCAAAAATAGAATGGATCAGGAAATAAgagcaaagaggaaaagttCATCTGTGATCTTTCATGGCTTGATGTCAAGCAAGTTCTGCAGGCAGAAAGAGGACACCTTTTTTTATAAATTCTTCACAGTTAGAAGTTTAAATGTATAAAATCTAAGTATATTGTTATACTGTTATTTCAAAGTATCAGAAATCCATGTTAAGATATTTCATATCTGGAACTTGAATCTCCTTTAAAATGCTGACTAGAATGAATCAACACAGCTGACAAAGTCCAGGgtgaaaatatgaaatactgACTTTAGCAAGCAAGAGAGTACAGTCTGACATACAGAAACCTGATTTCCTTAAAAGCAAGCGAAGTAGAAGGTTGCCCATATCTTGCACTCTTGCAGTTCACTGGAGATAAGTGTGTATGACCAGTTCCAGGTGCCCCAGTCTTCTTAAATTATTACTTCATTATGTAATGGTTACATAGGCTGGATTCTGAAGTTAACTCAAGAGAGAGTACCTCAacactttgttttcattaccaGTGTGTTCTTTAGAAGTGTCTCTAGCAATTAATGTCTTAGACATAATCATGCataatacacagaaaaatttaaataacttttttctttttcacagatCCATAATCACAAGGTTATTGGATCCAGGgactattttaaaatgctggtaTTGCACCTTCTGAAACGTTTAGCCTTACAAATCCTGGGACCGTTATActattccttcctttcttctttctgtgtaaATGTGGACTCGAAACACATGACCTGCCTCAAGAGAATGCTTTTGGGAGAATGAAAGTGAAAACATACTTGGTATCTGACCTCTGCTGAAGTGGAAGGAAACAAATGTGTCTTGCAAATGAGAATTATCTTCACTGAACAAGCACACTTCTTTCAGTAGGAAAGACATTTGTTTGCTGTTTATCACAGTGCAGTGTCACTGCCTCTCTAACTGGAGGTCCCATGGAGTAGCATTTTGTAAAAAGAACATCTTTGGATGTGCTATGGACTACTTAAACTGAAGACCTTTCATTGTGTGGGGAAAAGGGGTTTTGGGTGGGAGGGTGAACTCcaagtctttttattttaaggggGAGAGGAATTTTTTTAACGATGGCTGTGCTACCTTGGTTTACATCCATTTAACTTGGAGGAATTGTTATTGCTCTATATGTCATATCTTTCAGATGAAAACACAGGCTTTTACTCTGTCAATAGTGAGCTAGATCAGCTGCTCTATTACACAGGACAAAAGAGAGATCCTAAAATGGATTACAATGGTGGGAGGGGGAAAGAGGATAAAAACTGGCACACTGGATCACACCAGCTTTGGAAGAACTGGGATTTACAATTagattctgttttttcctgattAGATGCAGATCTTTCTTacctttaaatgttttctttcagatatgGTGCCAGAAAGCACCACCATCtcagccagcactgtgctgaCTTTCAGGAAACCAGCACGTGCTTCACTTTTTACGGTTAAAAAGGCACAAAAACAATAGTAATGAAAACATTCCTTTTCTACATGCCATAGATGCTT from Columba livia isolate bColLiv1 breed racing homer chromosome 5, bColLiv1.pat.W.v2, whole genome shotgun sequence carries:
- the THBS1 gene encoding thrombospondin-1, giving the protein MGPATVLFLLLMLGVSETKRTAESRSDDNSVFDLFELIGFIRKGAGRRAPGVHLVKGPEPSSPAYRIEDASRIPAVPDSKFQDLLDAIHAEKGFILLANLRQAKKSRGTLLSVEQKDGSGHVFSLVSNGKAGTLDLSLSGDGKQQLVSVEDALLATGHWKNITLFVQEDRAQLYVGCEKMENAELDIPIQNIFTRDLASSARLRIAKGGVNDNFQGLLQNVRFVFGTTLETILRNKGCSSSTNAIITLDNPINGSSPAIRTNYIGHKTKDIQAVCGFSCDELTNMFVELQGLRSMVTTLQDRVRKVTEENELIAKVVQITPGVCIHNGILHKNKEEWTIDSCTECTCQNSATICRKVSCPLMPCSNATVPDGECCPRCWPSDYADDGWSPWSEWTSCSVTCGNGIQQRGRSCDSLNNRCEGSSVQTRTCHLQECDKRFKQDGGWSHWSPWSSCSVTCGTGIITRIRLCNSPVPQLNGKPCEGEARENKSCQKDPCPINGNWGPWSPWDACTVTCGGGLQKRSRLCNNPEPQYGGKTCVGEAKGTQICNKQDCPIDGCLSNPCFAGTTCTSSPDGSWKCGDCPAGYHGDGVHCQDIDECKEVSDACFVFNGVHRCENTDPGYNCLPCPPRFTGTQPFGRSVEDAMANKQVCKPRNPCTDGTHDCNKNAKCNYLGHFSDPMYRCECKPGYAGNGIICGEDTDLDGWPNENLVCVANATYHCKKDNCPNLPNSGQEDYDKDGIGDACDNDDDDDSIPDDRDNCPFIYNPQQYDYDRDEVGDRCDNCPYNHNPDQTDTDNNGEGDACAVDIDGDGVLNEMDNCQYVYNVDQRDTDLDGVGDQCDNCPLEHNPDQEDTDSDLIGDQCDNNQDIDEDGHQNNLDNCPYVPNANQADHDKDGKGDACDHDDDNDGIPDDKDNCRLVANPDQADSDGDGRGDACKDDFDQDSVPDIDDICPENVDISETDFRKFQMIPLDPKGTSQNDPNWVVRHQGKELVQTVNCDPGLAVGFDEFNAVDFSGTFFINTERDDDYAGFVFGYQSSSRFYVVMWKQITQSYWDSTPTKAQGYSGLSIKVVNSTTGPGEHLRNALWHTGNTPGQVRTLWHDPRHIGWKDFTAYRWRLSHRPKTGYIRVVMYEGKKIMADSGPIYDKTYAGGRLGLFVFSQEMVFFSDLKYECRDP